The Buchnera aphidicola (Takecallis arundicolens) genome has a window encoding:
- the rplL gene encoding 50S ribosomal protein L7/L12: protein MAITKEQIIEAISTMSVIEIVDLVSTMEKKFGVSSIPVVTQNQNQKLEQPEEKTEFDVLLKSFGNNKIAVIKAVRSTMSLGLKESKDLVESAPTTLKEKVNKKDAETFKNTLEKAGATIEIK from the coding sequence ATGGCTATTACAAAAGAACAAATCATAGAAGCAATATCAACAATGTCTGTTATCGAAATTGTTGATCTTGTTTCTACTATGGAAAAAAAATTTGGTGTATCTTCTATTCCAGTTGTTACACAAAATCAAAATCAAAAACTAGAACAACCAGAAGAAAAAACAGAATTTGATGTATTACTAAAATCCTTTGGTAATAATAAAATCGCAGTTATTAAAGCTGTTCGTAGCACCATGAGTTTAGGATTAAAAGAATCAAAAGATTTAGTAGAATCAGCACCAACTACACTAAAAGAAAAAGTAAATAAAAAAGATGCTGAAACATTTAAAAATACTTTAGAAAAAGCTGGTGCTACTATTGAAATTAAATAA
- the rpoB gene encoding DNA-directed RNA polymerase subunit beta, which translates to MVYSETEKKRIRKDFGKYVTVLDIPYLLSVQINSYNKFIQKDKTQQKGLESVFQSIFPIKSYNHNAELQYVDYFLGKPIFNARDCQIRGTTYSISIRVTLRLIVYEPDGKNENIKNIKEQEVYMGEVPVMTDNGTFIINGTERVVVSQLHRSPGVFFDSDKGKTHASGKTLYHARIIPYRGSWLDFEFDHKDNLFARIDRRKKIPVSIILRALGYNTTEILNLFFDTMIYRFINNKIYLEFNPDELKDEKISCNIIHNNIVYIKKGEKINNQHIKMLKKENIKSTPVPIEHIIGQILSKDHFDLKNKKIIFTANTKLTAEHIKKIKKYRINTIETIFINRSDRGPYISKTLRMDPASDTTSALIEIYRIMRPGEPPTKEASEHLFSNLFFSEDRYDLSSVGRMKFDNAVCKNKKTKRNVLSKQDIIDVIRKLISIRDGKGKIDDIDHLGNRRIRSIGEMIENQFRIGLIRVERTIKDRLSLGDLDTLMPQDIINSKPISAVVKEFFTSSQLSQFMDQNNPLSEITHKRRISALGIGGLTRERAGFEVRDVHPTHYGRICPIETPEGPNIGLINSLALYAKINTYGFLETPYRKVNNGVVTNNIHYLSALEENNYVIAQVNTNIGPKGQLLDSLITCRFQGESSFFHRKKINYMDVSAQQIVSVGASLIPFLEHDDANRALMGANMQRQAIPTMRAEKPLVGTGIERSVAVDSGVTAVAKRSGIVKYVDSSRIIIKVDENNITPEEAGIDIYNLIKYTRSNQNTCINQVPCIKIGDKISKKNVLADGPATDLGELALGQNMRVAFMSWHGYNFEDSILISEKIIHRDQFTTIHIQELSCMARDTKLGPEEISADIPGISESCLSKLDASGIVYIGAEVTEGDILVGKVTPKNESQLTPEEKLLRAIFGEKASDVKDSSLRVPSGISGTVIDVQIFTRNGVEKDKRTLEIENMQIKNIQKELTREFKIFKYYFFERIKNILINYGISEQKLNKINQEIWNKIEITDQKIFNQINSILDEYNSCKKEFEKKIDFKKKKIIQGDDLAPGVLKTIKIYLAIKRQIQTGDKIAGRHGNKGVISKINPIEDMPYDKYGIPVDIVLNPLGVPSRMNIGQILETHLGMAAKGIGNKIDNMLKQEKSIIHIRQFIQKAFNTGHKIRQKINFDNFSDSEILTLAENYKNGLPIATPVFDGAKEQEIKELLQLGGIPKSGQINLFDGRTGNKFDRPITVGYMYMLKLNHLVDDKMHARSTGSYSLITQQPLGGKAQFGGQRFGEMEVWALEAYGAAYTLQEMLTVKSDDVLGRTKIYKNIVKSSYHMNPGMPESFNVLLREIRSLGINIELDDE; encoded by the coding sequence ATAGTGTATTCTGAGACCGAAAAAAAACGCATTCGGAAAGATTTTGGAAAATATGTAACAGTGTTAGATATTCCCTATCTCCTTTCTGTACAAATAAACTCTTACAATAAATTTATTCAAAAAGATAAAACACAACAAAAAGGTTTAGAATCAGTTTTTCAATCTATTTTCCCTATTAAAAGCTATAATCATAATGCAGAATTACAATATGTTGATTATTTCCTAGGAAAACCAATATTTAATGCTAGAGATTGTCAAATCAGAGGAACAACATATTCTATCTCAATACGCGTAACATTAAGGTTAATAGTTTATGAACCAGATGGAAAAAATGAAAATATAAAAAATATAAAAGAACAAGAAGTATATATGGGTGAAGTACCAGTTATGACAGATAATGGAACATTTATTATTAATGGAACTGAAAGAGTTGTTGTATCTCAATTACATCGGAGTCCAGGCGTATTTTTTGATAGCGATAAAGGAAAAACACATGCATCAGGAAAAACTTTATATCATGCACGAATTATACCGTACCGAGGTTCTTGGTTAGATTTTGAATTTGACCATAAAGATAATTTATTTGCACGTATTGATAGACGTAAAAAAATTCCAGTAAGTATTATATTACGTGCTCTAGGGTATAATACTACAGAAATTTTAAATTTATTTTTTGATACGATGATTTATAGATTTATTAATAACAAAATATACTTAGAATTTAACCCAGACGAATTAAAAGATGAAAAAATATCATGTAATATTATTCATAATAATATTGTATATATAAAAAAAGGAGAAAAAATCAATAATCAACACATTAAAATGTTAAAAAAAGAAAATATTAAATCAACTCCTGTACCAATAGAACATATAATAGGACAAATTCTTTCCAAAGATCATTTTGATTTAAAAAATAAAAAGATAATTTTTACTGCTAATACAAAATTAACTGCCGAACACATAAAAAAAATAAAAAAATATCGAATTAATACTATAGAAACTATTTTTATCAATCGTAGTGATCGAGGACCATATATTTCAAAAACATTAAGAATGGATCCAGCATCTGATACTACAAGTGCACTAATAGAAATATATCGTATTATGCGACCAGGAGAACCGCCAACTAAAGAAGCATCCGAACACTTATTTTCAAATTTATTTTTTTCAGAAGATCGATACGACCTTTCTTCCGTTGGAAGGATGAAATTTGATAACGCTGTATGTAAAAACAAAAAAACAAAACGAAATGTGCTAAGTAAACAAGATATTATTGATGTAATTCGTAAATTAATTAGCATCCGTGATGGAAAAGGTAAAATTGATGATATTGATCATTTAGGTAATAGGCGTATTAGGTCTATTGGAGAAATGATTGAAAATCAATTTCGCATTGGTTTAATTCGAGTGGAAAGAACCATTAAAGATAGATTATCTTTAGGAGATTTAGATACATTAATGCCTCAAGATATAATTAACTCTAAACCAATCTCAGCTGTTGTCAAAGAATTTTTTACATCAAGCCAACTATCGCAATTCATGGATCAAAATAATCCTCTTTCTGAAATCACACATAAAAGACGAATTTCAGCACTTGGAATTGGTGGATTAACAAGAGAAAGAGCTGGATTTGAAGTAAGAGATGTACATCCAACACATTATGGTCGAATTTGCCCAATTGAAACTCCGGAAGGACCAAATATTGGATTAATTAATTCTTTAGCATTATATGCAAAAATTAATACATATGGTTTTTTAGAAACTCCATATAGAAAAGTCAATAATGGAGTAGTAACAAATAATATACATTATTTATCAGCTTTAGAAGAAAATAATTATGTTATTGCCCAAGTAAATACCAATATTGGACCAAAAGGACAATTATTAGATTCTTTAATTACATGTCGTTTTCAAGGAGAATCAAGTTTTTTTCATAGAAAAAAAATTAATTACATGGATGTTTCTGCGCAACAAATAGTTTCTGTTGGAGCATCATTAATACCTTTTTTAGAACACGATGATGCTAATCGAGCTTTGATGGGTGCTAATATGCAAAGACAAGCGATTCCAACTATGCGAGCAGAAAAACCATTAGTCGGAACAGGAATAGAACGATCCGTTGCTGTAGACTCAGGCGTTACAGCTGTCGCTAAAAGAAGTGGTATAGTAAAATACGTTGATTCATCTAGAATTATTATAAAAGTTGATGAAAATAATATCACACCAGAAGAAGCTGGTATTGATATTTATAATCTAATTAAATATACTCGATCCAATCAAAATACTTGTATTAATCAAGTACCATGCATTAAAATAGGTGATAAAATTAGCAAAAAAAACGTCTTAGCAGATGGCCCGGCAACAGATTTAGGTGAACTAGCTTTAGGACAAAACATGCGAGTAGCATTTATGTCATGGCACGGATATAACTTTGAAGATTCAATATTAATTTCAGAAAAAATTATACACCGAGATCAATTCACCACAATTCACATTCAAGAACTATCTTGTATGGCTCGTGATACTAAATTAGGACCTGAAGAAATTAGTGCAGATATACCAGGTATTAGTGAATCTTGTCTTTCAAAACTAGATGCATCAGGTATTGTATATATCGGAGCTGAAGTAACAGAAGGTGATATTCTGGTTGGAAAAGTAACACCAAAAAATGAAAGTCAATTAACACCAGAAGAAAAACTATTACGAGCAATATTTGGAGAAAAAGCATCCGATGTTAAAGACTCATCACTAAGAGTACCCAGTGGAATTTCAGGTACAGTAATAGATGTACAAATATTTACAAGAAATGGAGTAGAGAAAGATAAAAGAACATTAGAAATCGAAAATATGCAAATTAAAAATATCCAAAAAGAATTAACGAGAGAATTTAAAATATTTAAATATTATTTCTTTGAAAGAATAAAAAATATTTTAATAAACTATGGAATATCAGAACAAAAATTAAATAAAATCAATCAAGAAATATGGAATAAAATTGAAATTACTGATCAAAAAATATTTAATCAAATTAATAGCATACTTGATGAATATAACTCTTGTAAAAAAGAATTTGAAAAAAAAATAGATTTTAAAAAAAAGAAAATTATACAAGGTGATGATCTAGCACCTGGAGTATTAAAAACAATTAAAATATATTTAGCAATAAAAAGACAAATACAAACTGGTGATAAAATTGCAGGAAGGCATGGAAATAAAGGAGTAATATCAAAAATTAATCCAATTGAAGATATGCCATATGATAAATATGGAATACCAGTTGATATTGTACTTAATCCATTAGGTGTACCATCACGAATGAATATTGGTCAAATATTAGAAACACATTTAGGTATGGCAGCAAAAGGAATAGGTAACAAAATTGATAACATGTTAAAACAAGAAAAATCCATTATACATATCCGACAATTTATACAAAAAGCATTTAATACAGGTCATAAAATTAGACAAAAAATTAATTTTGATAATTTTTCTGATTCTGAAATATTAACATTAGCAGAAAATTATAAAAATGGACTACCAATTGCAACACCGGTATTCGACGGAGCAAAGGAACAAGAAATTAAAGAATTATTACAATTAGGAGGTATACCAAAATCTGGTCAAATTAATTTATTTGATGGGCGTACCGGTAATAAATTTGACAGACCGATTACAGTAGGATACATGTATATGCTTAAATTAAACCATCTAGTAGATGATAAAATGCATGCACGATCTACAGGATCATATAGTTTAATTACCCAACAACCACTAGGTGGAAAAGCACAATTTGGTGGACAAAGATTTGGAGAAATGGAAGTATGGGCGTTAGAAGCATACGGAGCAGCATACACTTTACAAGAAATGCTAACTGTAAAATCAGATGATGTTTTAGGTAGAACAAAAATATATAAGAATATAGTAAAAAGTAGTTACCATATGAATCCGGGTATGCCAGAATCATTCAATGTATTATTACGCGAAATTCGATCTTTAGGTATCAACATTGAACTTGACGACGAATAA
- a CDS encoding TIGR00645 family protein: MEEKIERMIYASRWLMFPVYVGLSFGFILLTLKFFQQVISVIPEILIMSESGLVLIVLSLIDISLVGGLLVMVMFSGYENFISKMDIHDSTKRLSWMGTMDVNSIKNKVASSIVAISSVHLLRLFMEAEKILDDKIMWCVIIHLTFVLSAFGMSYIDKMTKKKMFLNKM; the protein is encoded by the coding sequence ATGGAAGAGAAAATTGAGAGAATGATATATGCTTCTCGTTGGTTAATGTTTCCAGTTTATGTTGGATTATCGTTTGGTTTTATTTTGTTAACATTAAAGTTTTTTCAACAAGTAATCTCTGTTATACCAGAAATTTTAATTATGTCAGAATCAGGTTTGGTATTGATTGTATTATCATTAATTGATATTTCTTTAGTTGGTGGATTATTAGTCATGGTTATGTTTTCAGGATATGAAAATTTTATTTCTAAGATGGATATTCATGATAGTACAAAACGATTAAGTTGGATGGGTACTATGGATGTTAATTCTATTAAAAATAAAGTAGCATCTTCAATAGTAGCGATTTCTTCTGTTCATTTATTACGATTATTTATGGAAGCAGAAAAAATATTAGATGATAAAATTATGTGGTGTGTAATTATTCATTTAACATTTGTGCTTTCAGCATTTGGTATGTCATATATTGATAAAATGACTAAAAAAAAAATGTTTCTTAACAAGATGTAG
- the rpoC gene encoding DNA-directed RNA polymerase subunit beta': MKDVIQFIKNNNTIEDFNSIKIQLASPNTIRAWSFGEVKKPETINYRTFKPERDGLFCSKIFGPIKDYECLCGKYKRLKHRGIMCEKCGVEVTQTRVRRERMGHIELATPVSHIWFLKSLPSKISLLLDIPLRDIERVLYFESYIIIEEGMTDLERKQILTEEQYLDAVEEFGDEFDAQMGAEAIQILLKDIDLSEEHEKLHNELQNIYAENKKKKLTKRIKIIESFILSNNKPEWMILNVLPILPPDLRPLVPLDGGRFATSDLNDLYRRVINRNNRLKRLLELFAPDIIIRNEKRMLQEAVDALLDNGRRGKAILGSNKRPLKSLADMIKGKQGRFRQNLLGKRVDYSGRSVITVGPYLKLNQCGLPKKMALELFKPFVLGKLESKGFAATIKSAKRMVELSDPIIWDVLDEIINKHPILLNRAPTLHRLGIQAFNPILIEGKSIQLHPLVCAAYNADFDGDQMAVHIPLTQESQLEAQSLMMSTKNILSPANGEPVIIPSQDVVLGLYYMTRQKKQSKGEGCLFKDVREVEKVYQMGAIDLHAIINVKIIEYTKTKINTFIKKSNIIRTSVGRAILWQIFPKGLPFSLLNKTLNKQSISYLLTLCSKTLGLKKTVLFADQIMYTGFKYSTLSGISVGIDDMVIPQEKEGIIETATHEVLEIQEQFQSGLVTAGEKYNKIIDIWSTSNEKISQAMMKNLSIAHDADVKDKNIQRKSFNNIFMMADSGSRGSAAQIRQLAGMRGLMAKPDGSIIETPITANFREGLNVLQYFISTHGARKGLADTALKTANSGYLTRRLVDVAQDLVITEYDCGTSKGIKLYPIIEGSEVKEPLRERVLGRVTTTSILHPNSNEILISKNTLLSDYHCDILDKYDIDVITVRSVVHCETNFGVCACCYGYDLARGELVKTGEAIGVIAAQSIGEPGTQLTMRTFHIGGAASRSVTESRIEVKNKGTINLNNAKTVLNFYGKTVIVDKKVELHILDFMGKIKERYKIPYGATLEKGHGETVDIGETLATWDPHTIPIVTEVAGYIKFIDMIEGQSIVKQTDELTGLSAIVILDTPERTNIGKELRPTVKITKPDGTDILISGGVPAQYFLPGKALIQLSDKSTVHPGDIIARIPQATGGTKDITGGLPRVADLFEARYGKDLAILSEIDGLISFGKETKGKIRLIITPYNKNEQIYEVMIPKWRPVNVFEGEKIKKGDIISDGIESPHDILRLKGVKHLTKYIVNEVQAVYRLQGVRINDKHIEVIIKQMLRKVTITDVGQSKFLNGEQVEYSRIKIQNSKLQSMYQKPATFSRNLLGITKASLATESFISAASFQETTRVLTEAAVSGRRDNLRGLKENVIVGRLIPAGTGYIYHINRIKKKKKQKNKKIKNKII, encoded by the coding sequence GTGAAAGACGTAATACAATTTATAAAAAATAATAATACTATTGAAGACTTTAATTCTATTAAAATTCAACTTGCTTCTCCAAATACAATTCGTGCCTGGTCATTTGGAGAAGTAAAAAAACCAGAAACTATTAATTATCGTACATTTAAACCTGAAAGAGATGGATTATTTTGTTCAAAAATCTTTGGACCAATTAAAGATTACGAGTGTTTATGTGGTAAATATAAAAGACTTAAACACCGCGGTATTATGTGTGAAAAATGCGGTGTAGAAGTAACTCAAACACGTGTACGTAGAGAACGTATGGGGCATATTGAATTAGCCACACCAGTATCTCATATCTGGTTTTTGAAATCATTACCGTCAAAAATAAGCTTGCTATTAGATATACCGTTACGTGATATAGAAAGAGTACTATATTTTGAATCTTATATCATCATAGAAGAAGGTATGACGGATCTTGAAAGAAAACAAATTCTAACAGAAGAACAATATTTAGATGCTGTAGAAGAATTTGGAGATGAATTTGATGCTCAAATGGGAGCAGAAGCAATTCAAATACTATTAAAAGATATTGATCTATCAGAAGAACATGAAAAACTACATAATGAATTACAAAATATATATGCAGAAAATAAGAAAAAAAAATTAACTAAAAGAATTAAAATCATAGAATCATTTATTTTATCCAATAATAAACCAGAGTGGATGATTTTAAATGTATTACCAATTTTACCACCTGATTTAAGACCATTAGTTCCACTAGATGGAGGAAGATTTGCAACGTCTGATTTAAATGACTTATATAGACGTGTAATAAACAGAAATAACCGTTTAAAAAGATTATTAGAACTTTTTGCTCCAGATATTATAATTCGTAATGAAAAAAGAATGTTACAAGAAGCAGTTGATGCACTACTTGATAATGGAAGAAGAGGTAAAGCAATTTTAGGATCAAATAAACGACCATTAAAATCATTAGCAGATATGATAAAAGGAAAGCAAGGTAGATTCCGACAAAACTTATTAGGAAAAAGAGTAGATTATTCTGGTCGTTCTGTAATTACTGTTGGACCATACTTAAAATTAAATCAATGTGGATTACCAAAAAAAATGGCATTAGAATTATTTAAACCATTTGTTCTAGGTAAATTAGAAAGTAAAGGATTTGCAGCAACTATAAAAAGCGCCAAAAGAATGGTTGAATTGTCTGACCCAATAATATGGGATGTACTAGATGAAATTATTAATAAACATCCAATTTTATTAAATCGTGCACCAACATTACATAGATTAGGAATACAAGCATTTAATCCAATCTTAATAGAAGGAAAATCTATACAATTACACCCATTAGTATGTGCTGCATATAATGCAGATTTCGATGGCGATCAAATGGCTGTACATATACCTTTAACTCAAGAATCACAACTTGAAGCACAGTCATTAATGATGTCAACAAAAAATATTCTTTCACCAGCAAATGGTGAACCTGTAATTATTCCATCTCAAGACGTTGTTTTGGGATTGTATTATATGACTAGACAAAAAAAACAAAGTAAAGGAGAAGGATGTTTATTTAAAGATGTACGCGAAGTAGAAAAAGTATACCAAATGGGAGCAATTGATTTACATGCAATAATAAATGTAAAAATTATCGAATATACTAAAACGAAAATAAATACATTTATCAAAAAATCAAATATTATCCGTACCAGTGTTGGAAGAGCAATTTTATGGCAGATCTTTCCAAAAGGATTACCATTTAGTTTATTAAATAAAACTTTAAATAAACAATCTATTTCATATTTATTAACATTATGTTCAAAAACTTTAGGATTAAAAAAAACAGTTCTATTTGCAGATCAAATTATGTATACTGGATTTAAATATTCTACATTATCAGGTATTTCAGTTGGTATTGATGATATGGTTATACCACAAGAAAAAGAGGGTATTATTGAAACAGCAACACATGAAGTATTAGAAATACAAGAACAATTCCAATCCGGTTTAGTAACAGCAGGGGAAAAATATAATAAAATTATTGATATATGGTCTACTTCTAATGAAAAAATATCACAAGCAATGATGAAAAACTTATCTATAGCACATGACGCAGATGTAAAAGATAAAAATATACAACGAAAATCTTTTAATAATATTTTTATGATGGCTGATTCTGGATCAAGAGGCTCTGCAGCACAAATTCGACAATTAGCAGGTATGCGAGGTTTGATGGCTAAACCTGATGGATCAATTATTGAAACACCAATTACAGCAAATTTTAGAGAAGGATTAAATGTATTACAATATTTCATTTCAACACATGGAGCAAGAAAAGGTTTAGCAGATACTGCATTAAAAACTGCTAACTCTGGTTATTTAACACGTAGATTAGTAGATGTTGCACAAGATTTAGTAATAACAGAATATGATTGTGGAACTAGTAAAGGTATTAAATTATATCCTATAATTGAAGGAAGTGAAGTTAAAGAACCACTACGAGAAAGAGTATTAGGACGTGTAACAACAACAAGTATTCTACATCCCAATTCAAATGAGATATTAATCTCAAAAAATACACTACTCAGTGATTATCACTGTGATATATTAGATAAATACGACATCGATGTAATAACAGTGCGATCAGTTGTACATTGCGAAACTAACTTTGGTGTTTGTGCATGTTGTTATGGATATGATTTAGCAAGAGGTGAATTAGTAAAAACTGGTGAAGCAATTGGTGTAATAGCAGCACAATCTATTGGTGAACCAGGTACACAATTAACCATGCGAACATTCCATATCGGAGGAGCGGCTTCTAGATCTGTTACAGAATCACGTATTGAAGTAAAAAATAAAGGTACAATTAATTTAAATAATGCTAAAACAGTACTAAATTTCTATGGAAAAACTGTTATTGTTGATAAAAAAGTTGAATTACATATATTAGATTTTATGGGAAAAATTAAGGAACGATATAAAATACCATATGGAGCTACTCTAGAAAAAGGACATGGAGAAACAGTAGATATTGGAGAAACATTAGCTACGTGGGACCCACATACTATACCAATCGTTACTGAAGTTGCAGGATATATAAAATTTATAGATATGATTGAAGGACAAAGTATTGTGAAACAAACAGATGAACTAACTGGATTATCTGCTATAGTAATATTAGATACGCCAGAACGTACAAATATAGGAAAAGAATTACGACCTACAGTAAAAATTACAAAACCAGATGGAACAGATATTTTAATCTCTGGGGGAGTACCAGCTCAATATTTTTTACCGGGAAAAGCATTAATACAGTTAAGTGATAAAAGCACAGTACATCCAGGAGATATTATTGCAAGAATTCCACAAGCAACCGGAGGAACTAAAGATATTACAGGTGGATTACCAAGAGTTGCTGACTTATTTGAAGCAAGATATGGTAAAGATTTAGCAATCCTATCAGAAATAGACGGATTAATATCGTTTGGTAAAGAAACAAAAGGTAAAATTCGATTAATAATTACTCCATATAATAAAAATGAACAAATATATGAAGTTATGATTCCAAAATGGAGACCAGTCAATGTATTTGAAGGAGAAAAAATAAAAAAAGGAGATATTATCTCTGATGGAATTGAATCTCCACATGATATTTTACGTTTAAAAGGTGTAAAACATCTAACAAAATACATTGTTAATGAAGTACAGGCAGTATACAGATTACAAGGTGTAAGAATTAATGACAAACATATTGAAGTTATTATTAAACAAATGCTAAGAAAAGTTACAATTACTGATGTTGGGCAATCTAAATTTTTAAATGGTGAACAAGTAGAATATTCACGTATTAAAATACAAAATAGTAAATTACAAAGTATGTATCAAAAACCTGCTACCTTTTCAAGAAATTTATTAGGTATTACTAAAGCTTCTTTAGCAACAGAATCCTTTATATCTGCAGCTTCATTTCAAGAAACAACACGTGTATTAACTGAAGCAGCAGTATCAGGTAGAAGAGATAACTTAAGGGGGCTAAAAGAAAATGTTATTGTTGGTAGATTAATTCCAGCAGGTACAGGATATATTTATCATATTAATCGTATTAAAAAAAAAAAAAAACAAAAAAATAAAAAAATAAAAAATAAAATTATATGA
- the purH gene encoding bifunctional phosphoribosylaminoimidazolecarboxamide formyltransferase/IMP cyclohydrolase encodes MHCKNQKIKNALISVYDKTNILMLAQELFKKNTTIFTTNSTEQFLKKNKIITKNVSTITQYPEILDGQIKTLHPKIFGGILGQHKKNIATTIKYNIPIIDLVIINFYPCNTLYNINNDIKPNIDIGGPAMVRAAAKNYKHTIVIVDIEDYKYFLNEIRNTGYISIKTRLKLAKKAFEYTTNYDLSIVKYLKNKISISINKENDLPEEIYIKYIKKQNLKYGENPHQKSALYIQDQKNDMDYIHSMQQINGETLSYNNIYDAHIAFECVNQFSNPTCVIIKHGSPCGASSAKNLISAYINAYNSDSISAFGGIIGFNKLIDKDIISTIIKKQFVELIIGPEITTEAIQIITKYKKIKLLIFGNYNKKNVSKIEFKTINHSLLVQEKNDQIENFNKWRIVSTKKPTEIEKKYAIFCWKIAKFVKSNAIIYTNQFNTISIGAGQTNRLEAVKIANLKYFQNKKIINKNDKNIIMASDAFFPFRDSIDECKNKNKNISCIIQPGGSIRDAEVIQAANEHEICMIFTDQRIFKH; translated from the coding sequence ATGCATTGCAAAAATCAAAAAATTAAAAATGCACTAATTAGTGTTTATGACAAAACCAATATTCTAATGTTAGCACAAGAATTATTTAAAAAAAACACTACAATATTTACAACTAATTCAACTGAACAATTTTTAAAAAAAAATAAAATTATAACAAAAAATGTATCTACAATAACTCAATATCCTGAAATTCTAGATGGGCAGATAAAAACACTACATCCAAAAATTTTTGGAGGAATTTTAGGTCAACATAAAAAAAATATTGCAACTACTATAAAATACAATATTCCTATTATTGATTTAGTAATAATAAACTTTTATCCATGCAATACATTATATAATATAAACAACGATATAAAACCCAATATTGATATTGGGGGTCCAGCAATGGTACGAGCAGCCGCTAAAAATTACAAACATACTATTGTAATAGTAGACATAGAAGATTATAAATATTTTTTAAATGAAATACGTAATACAGGTTATATTAGTATAAAAACACGATTAAAACTAGCAAAAAAAGCTTTTGAATATACTACAAACTATGATTTATCAATTGTTAAATATTTAAAAAATAAAATTTCTATTTCAATAAATAAAGAAAATGATTTACCTGAAGAAATTTATATTAAGTATATTAAAAAACAAAATTTAAAATATGGTGAAAATCCACATCAAAAATCTGCATTATATATTCAAGATCAAAAAAATGATATGGATTATATACATTCCATGCAACAAATAAATGGTGAAACTTTATCATATAACAATATTTATGATGCGCATATAGCATTTGAATGTGTGAATCAATTTTCTAATCCAACATGTGTTATTATTAAACATGGAAGTCCATGTGGTGCATCTAGTGCAAAAAATCTAATTTCAGCATATATAAATGCCTATAATAGCGATTCTATTTCAGCATTCGGAGGAATTATTGGATTTAATAAACTTATAGATAAAGATATAATCTCTACCATTATAAAAAAACAGTTTGTTGAATTAATTATCGGACCTGAAATTACTACAGAAGCAATACAAATTATTACAAAATATAAAAAAATTAAATTATTAATTTTTGGTAATTATAATAAAAAAAACGTGTCTAAAATCGAATTTAAAACTATTAATCACAGTTTATTAGTACAAGAAAAAAATGATCAAATAGAAAACTTTAACAAATGGCGTATTGTAAGTACTAAAAAACCTACAGAAATAGAAAAAAAATATGCTATATTCTGTTGGAAAATAGCAAAATTTGTTAAATCTAATGCAATTATATATACAAATCAATTTAATACGATTAGTATTGGAGCAGGACAAACAAATCGTTTAGAAGCGGTTAAAATTGCTAACTTAAAATATTTTCAAAATAAAAAAATAATAAATAAAAACGACAAAAACATTATTATGGCTTCTGATGCATTTTTCCCATTCCGGGATAGTATTGATGAATGTAAAAATAAAAATAAAAATATATCTTGTATTATTCAACCAGGTGGATCGATCCGAGATGCAGAAGTCATACAAGCTGCAAATGAGCATGAAATTTGTATGATTTTTACTGATCAAAGAATATTCAAACATTAA